A stretch of the Pseudomonas helvetica genome encodes the following:
- a CDS encoding LysR family transcriptional regulator, which produces MDKLLALKMFVETVRCGGYSSAARKLGLSTSSVTRQVAGLESELGASLLNRTTRNTSVTVAGQAYFEKAVAILEAVDEADATVADRGTEVQGHLRASVPVEFGRRIIAPHLGRLFERHPGLEISLSLSDRVSDLIRDRIDVSVRLGSSVVSDDIVSKKIGDFQRWVVASPEYLTRTGLPRHPSDLLEHQCLRFDYGAEHHDWTFRGDEGTLRLSVQGRLQSNNADILREAALAGGGVALLADWLVRDDVSRGRLTRVLEQYEVNPGTASTCINALYLPNHRGSSRINVFIEFLEEVLAS; this is translated from the coding sequence ATGGACAAGTTGCTGGCGCTGAAGATGTTTGTTGAAACCGTGCGCTGTGGCGGCTATTCATCAGCGGCGCGCAAGCTCGGCCTCTCGACGTCTTCGGTGACGCGGCAGGTGGCTGGCCTGGAAAGTGAACTGGGCGCCAGCCTGCTTAATCGCACCACGCGCAACACCAGTGTCACGGTCGCAGGGCAGGCTTATTTCGAGAAGGCCGTGGCGATTCTCGAAGCCGTCGACGAAGCCGATGCCACCGTCGCCGACCGTGGCACCGAGGTCCAGGGACATCTGCGTGCCAGCGTTCCGGTGGAGTTCGGCCGGCGCATCATCGCGCCTCATCTGGGGCGCCTGTTTGAGCGCCATCCGGGCCTGGAGATCAGCCTGTCGTTGAGCGACCGGGTCAGTGACCTGATCCGCGACCGAATCGATGTGTCTGTGCGTCTCGGTTCTTCGGTGGTCAGCGATGACATCGTCAGCAAGAAGATCGGTGACTTTCAGCGTTGGGTCGTGGCCAGTCCCGAGTACCTGACTCGTACCGGTCTGCCGCGCCACCCGAGTGACCTGCTGGAACATCAGTGCCTGCGTTTTGACTATGGCGCGGAGCACCACGATTGGACGTTCCGGGGTGACGAAGGCACCCTGCGCCTGAGTGTGCAGGGGCGATTGCAGAGCAACAACGCCGACATCCTGCGCGAGGCGGCGCTGGCCGGTGGCGGAGTGGCGCTGCTGGCCGACTGGCTGGTGCGTGACGATGTCAGCCGGGGCCGTCTTACCCGCGTGCTGGAGCAGTATGAAGTCAATCCCGGCACCGCCAGCACCTGCATCAACGCGCTGTATCTGCCCAACCACCGCGGCTCCAGTCGCATCAATGTGTTCATTGAGTTCCTCGAGGAAGTCCTCGCTTCCTGA